Proteins encoded by one window of Octopus bimaculoides isolate UCB-OBI-ISO-001 chromosome 4, ASM119413v2, whole genome shotgun sequence:
- the LOC128247665 gene encoding pharyngeal muscle protein 2-like, whose amino-acid sequence MKPVEAPEEKLAEAPEEKLVEAPEEKPVEAPEMKPVEAPEEKPVVLAEVKTEEAPEEKPVLSAEEKLVEALGEKLVEVPEEGPIEAPEEKPVESTEKVTVEASKEMKPVEALEEKPVEALEEKPVEAPAEKAVEAVERIPVESTEEKSVEAPEVALSGVTLLDSSKLVEKEETTGTEICGEAQGKDSDQMGLLTAILDEENRNVPSGDSISDSVVSTICEIGVAKKVEPEIPKESQATEISDISEVDSLKLNGDHSEAKLSDSGLDHSGVSTEFQNEVAKSNLTAVESKDIADQIGDISLGTAVNAKDEVESVIKPISVEETPQIESKNNKVSKADSESQPIDTVNEKQAYSDIEHLQKLNGDLLPKDLEEIVKVTKTEDGNTVNKVELLVQKKAKILTSEQIIKDNQKMTKTKDTKLKKSKKKESKSKSRGEITPGKEGVRSKSSRSSPEKGVKKEKKASSLVSTPKQKSTSSSKANVPSSMKKSKGSSSPTKSKSSSSKSKGTSSTEKAKPVLRSVSSPPKASSSPIKTDSIDSSKVSDSSLKKENNTLPAEKPRGRSTSRSVILKRTTKTEKLRLAMIKNTLEASQNQVAPAYSHSPSARRIRSCSPQKTSRVTSPDKRTGSPLKTKSTTARSRKDQLYDQMEYDENERVCINSAL is encoded by the coding sequence ATGAAACCTGTGGAGGCTCCTGAAGAGAAACTTGCAGAGGCTCCTGAGGAGAAACTCGTGGAGGCTCCTGAGGAAAAACCTGTGGAAGCTCCTGAGATGAAACCTGTGGAAGCTCCAGAGGAGAAACCTGTGGTGCTTGCTGAGGTGAAAACTGAGGAGGCTCCTGAAGAGAAACCTGTGCTATCTGCTGAGGAGAAACTTGTGGAAGCTCTTGGAGAGAAACTTGTGGAGGTTCCTGAAGAGGGACCTATAGAGGCACCTGAGGAGAAACCTGTGGAGTCTACTGAGAAAGTAACTGTGGAGGCTTCCAAAGAGATGAAACCTGTGGAGGCTCTTGAAGAGAAACCTGTGGAGGCTCTTGAAGAGAAACCTGTGGAGGCTCCTGCAGAAAAAGCTGTGGAAGCTGTTGAAAGGATACCTGTGGAGTCTACAGAGGAGAAATCTGTGGAGGCTCCTGAGGTTGCATTATCGGGTGTTACTCTTCTTGATAGTAGCAAGTTAGTTGAAAAGGAAGAAACTACAGGGACTGAAATTTGTGGTGAGGCACAAGGCAAAGATTCTGACCAGATGGGTCTTTTAACAGCAATTCTTGATGAAGAAAATCGGAATGTACCATCAGGAGATAGCATTAGTGACTCTGTTGTATCAACTATATGTGAAATTGGTGTTGCAAAGAAAGTTGAACCAGAGATACCAAAGGAAAGCCAAGCGACTGAAATATCTGATATATCAGAAGTAGATTCATTGAAGTTAAATGGTGATCACTCAGAAGCTAAACTGTCTGACAGTGGTCTTGATCATTCTGGTGTTTCCACTGAATTTCAGAATGAAGTGGCAAAATCAAATCTTACTGCTGTTGAATCTAAAGACATTGCTGACCAAATTGGCGATATATCACTTGGAACTGCTGTTAATGCTAAAGATGAGGTAGAATCTGTGATAAAACCTATTTCTGTTGAAGAAACTCCTCAGATTGAATCGAAAAATAATAAGGTGTCCAAAGCTGATTCTGAGAGCCAACCAATTGATACAGTCAATGAAAAGCAAGCATATTCAGATATTGAACACTTACAAAAACTAAATGGTGATTTGTTACCAAAAGATCTTGAAGAGATTGTCAAAGTAACTAAGACTGAAGATGGCAATACTGTCAACAAAGTAGAGCTGCTGGTTCAAAAGAAAGCTAAGATTTTGACCTCTGAGCAAATTATCAAAGATAACCAGAAAATGACTAAAACCAAAGATACAAAACTGAAAAAGTCTAAAAAGAAAGAGTCCAAGAGTAAAAGTCGTGGAGAAATAACTCCTGGAAAAGAAGGAGTCCGATCTAAATCCTCAAGAAGCAGTCCAGAGAAAGgtgtaaaaaaagagaaaaaggctTCATCACTCGTCAGTACTCCAAAACAGAAATCAACCTCTTCCTCTAAAGCAAATGTTCCAAGCTCAATGAAGAAATCAAAAGGGAGTAGTAGCCCTACGAAATCAAAGTCTAGTTCTTCAAAAAGCAAGGGCACAAGTAGTACAGAAAAAGCAAAACCAGTACTTAGGTCTGTCTCTTCACCCCCCAAAGCAAGTAGTAGCCCTATAAAAACAGATAGTATTGATTCTTCAAAAGTATCTGATTCatcactgaagaaagaaaacaatacttTGCCTGCTGAGAAACCACGAGGAAGATCAACAAGTAGGAGCGTCATACTCAAGAGAACAaccaaaactgaaaaattaagACTGGCAATGATAAAAAACACTTTGGAAGCTAGTCAGAACCAAGTTGCTCCAGCATATTCACATTCTCCAAGTGCCCGCCGAATACGCAGCTGCAGTCCCCAAAAAACCTCTCGAGTGACATCACCTGATAAAAGGACAGGATCACCTTtgaagacaaagtcaaccactGCCCGTTCAAGAAAAG
- the LOC106876926 gene encoding titin, with the protein MFFILPCGCKNKCHPLSDTHGDGMYGADEGVVLTSPPSTCDRDESYAKGIPPYGLLTHSSQDGFSSSDKTGDVTSPADACYEFHTATPDITSPPSPDSHGDISILSAQGQQVQSSSLHESVSPHVIEKDVKPHTITLCSTSANPKPQITGMELNIEKTEFPSLQGLESCDNGTKSFNKSQCLPSETNVKSMDVVDSSKPSLEHVSELEVDVSKAPQSDGASAASSKSEGSKETLTLISSESCQISITKTEEESDSESEENSVIERDPSLLDSDSTGYGDQKSDTDSSYVEEEEVSISDSDESIPFGNSDNKETEKKKSLDEELISKQTAAETSYIESQERMPTFYTDALDSRQNHEASSTSADSKKECQKSEVIAKSKVGSLSSSDSTSDSAASIIETVPQKLKSELSSVSQKSTSNVVETLSAVKLLSSVEEDDPNFQEGPQTVEDSSSDRDEYMYTSDIEAKVIQEKIESLISEVAEEMRKGQCSFDETIKEYHTETLKALEAVEGDNHSSGDMPDESLEQYYSLDETHSVDSNETLEFAEESAEMKDTEMVVTADMTASDDMLKKVVDDSKKSFEEESLKKGVPKMDIGSLSELEVIPSKVEMSILEDKVVSMEGNPTETQEAHRKSMETCPADKAHIQDVSVKDQSKEASETSKEVQSSVECLREMKTKPKESDTHLEEDSQNTTGISSGTYLGKRLSLVEFMAESPREMMEIARRGSIIDTKSVFSEVTQVKPIESSPIVVKEQTAISEPAPTLIKKDVKCTETVPPLAKEEIFIEKTAPSEVEEIKAVEIAEIVVKSVQPTESVSLFEELEQPETTAFPLIKEEKAIKMIPCTPPESIIHEVKLRETEPSVIKEEKAIKTIPCTPPEPIKQEVKPVETAPAMIKQEIKQDVEAAPLVKKEETPAETMPTVIKEEVKPADTAPTVIKEEVKQVETTPTMVKEEVKQAETAPTVVKEEVKPAETVLTEVKEEINHLKETTFDSQDIASVPSDTFLEKRLSLVEFISENPLEDMELTRSGSIIKTTEPDKTDDNPGDGEKSHMKNGINPTKTESAEVKEETLCASTEPGEFKEITKLPSVTDKDEAKLKETAKDDEPKIFESAVSITEESIKPTQPVPANIEEEMKAAEVKEKVKPEEIVSIDAEVEVKPTEAVIMEKELDKITPDIKELKSMKMAPIEFPEETLIDIADDELKHAEIAPMEISLAKVEEVKPKETAFTEIKEVTPAGVVTTEEIPAENVATVIKEEITASKFEAVMIPVETAPEESLKPIETGPLTAEVEIKSAEILKTLAKDDVASEEAAPTIVKEETAQEPALVEVKDVDLIAFQEKDEIEPADTKPPVIKEMKPADTLPIEVKEELEFVEALKTTKPLETLPVEATVEVKLSKTTPMEEPDQMKLLEGATVEMKPPDSSIIHVEPASVTLSEGVKLTDVAAIKEDSSEEVMSSKAKEEKSGSEMMADSDDKSTLLVTAPEEQSKAAHAEVIIEKKTIVEVQSKATTEDPLKGAEEIALDKEISQSVTKEQTDVLDAPCEVAEKVRPDTGDESLPVQENVMHSEHESITTELANKIDLEKSELEDFIQMGQPEKSPSSSLAVVKEPDSHSLSDQIDSSISFHSKDIEKEAVIIEVQDEHKSSSIDLVTDANLNALEALSFETVVEKPADNLSKADLKESEASKDASKTDEVAKRITEATVCEVVEKVHPSDSATTKIVEKVNLSSAATAELVEEGGKADTTTSDVAEVIQSVVTAESKSDGSEEKYEDKDMKQPSKHTPETVSSEQELESTKNVCGISLQDVKPYETATSVVAKDLIMPDNLTDDVKPSTETAPTTDCVKKDDDAVDAFIAPVASIQNESIARQSMEESQIDKTTMVEKSDAEKLEADLPRSSLQEFGQEYDEKGDEVELSKDTHAKVKDMQQPDVNVVSISKEGEDVVDLLDSGTSSEGISNIEGTDVAIAKIEAKTVEEETKLSTEIKSEEVQKVTVAEPAIELVQEETSAKIVPGDIEVKESHREYEEITCGKEEEIIKPAESTPPLAKDSVKSVESVISATTVSSEVEQEKSKETKSTSIKEKLTSTETTDTTVDEETVKPAEVKKEEKPAETALALDKDEIKAEETLVALVKEEVKPTEIAHSLIKEETKPVETAPPVAKEEVETEGKESDSHLEEDSQDIASIPPSTYLEKRLSLVEFMAESPLEVVEITRRGSIIQTKEPVVSEVTQIKQIETKSAEQTAIAEPAPTLIKADKSAPEMTPEVIQDDNQTTQEVSEKKHAEDLEEKTVHAIEDFEKESVAAPEENPVGAPEEKTVEAHEVKPVEAPEEKPVVTIEEKPVEAPEAKLEEAPEVKPMEALEAKPVEAPDAKPVEAPEEKPVEAPEVKPVEALEEKLVEGPEEKPVEAPEAKLEEAPEVKPVEAPEEKPVEAPEEKSVEAPEVKPVEALEEKPVEAPEEKPVEAPEAKLEEAPEVKPSEAPEAKPVEAPEEKPVEAPEEKPVEAPEAKLEEAPEVKPVEAPEAKPVEAPEAKPVEAPEEKPVEATEVKPVEALEEKLVEGPEEKPVEAPEAKLEEAPEVKPVEALEEKPVEAPEEKPVEAPEVKPVEALEEKPVEAPEVKPVEAPEEKLVEAPEVK; encoded by the exons atgttttttattctaCCTTGTGGTTGCAAGAATAAATGCCATCCTCTTTCAGATACACATGGAGATGGTATGTATGGTGCAGATGAAGGAGTGGTTTTGACTTCTCCTCCCTCAACATGTGATCGTGATGAGAGCTATGCAAAAGGGATTCCGCCGTACGGCTTGCTGACACATTCATCACAAGATGGGTTTTCTTCTTCCGATAAAACAGGTGATGTCACTTCTCCTGCTGATGCTTGTTATGAGTTTCATACTGCTACACCTGACATTACTTCCCCTCCATCACCTGATTCTCATGGTGATATAAGTATTTTATCAGCTCAAGGGCAACAAGTTCAATCTTCGTCCCTCCACGAAAGTGTTAGCCCGCATGTAATTGAAAAGGATGTAAAACCTCATACGATAACTTTATGTAGTACTTCGGCTAATCCCAAACCCCAAATTACAGGAATGGAGTTGAATATTGAAAAAACTGAATTTCCTTCATTGCAGGGTTTAGAAAGTTGTGATAATGGTACCAAGTCTTTCAATAAATCTCAGTGCCTGCCTTCTGAAACAAATGTCAAAAGTATGGATGTAGTAGACAGTTCTAAACCTTCATTAGAACATGTTTCCGAGCTTGAAGTTGATGTCAGCAAAGCACCCCAGTCTGATGGAGCATCTGCTGCTAGCAGCAAATCTGAAGGGAGCAAAGAAACTTTGACATTAATTTCATCAGAATCTTGTCAAATATCTATTACCAAAACTGAAGAAGAAAGTGATTCcgaatctgaagaaaattctgttaTAGAGAGAGATCCTTCACTGCTGGACTCTGATTCAACAGGTTACGGAGACCAGAAGTCTGACACTGATAGCTCGtatgttgaagaagaagaagtgtcaATTTCTGATTCAGATGAATCAATTCCTTTTGGAAACTCtgataataaagaaacagaaaagaaaaaatctctTGATGAAGAATTAATTTCGAAACAAACTGCTGCTGAAACTTCATATATTGAAAGTCAAGAAAGGATGCCTACATTTTATACTGATGCTTTGGATTCTCGACAAAATCATGAAGCATCCAGTACAAGTGCAGACAGCAAGAAAGAGTGCCAAAAAAGTGAAGTTATTGCAAAATCTAAGGTTGGTTCACTATCGAGTAGTGACTCAACTTCAGATTCAGCAGCAAGTATCATAGAAACTGTACCTCAGAAATTGAAATCTGAACTGTCATCAGTGTCTCAAAAATCTACGTCAAATGTAGTAGAAACTTTAAGTGCAGTGAAGTTGTTATCGTCAGTTGAGGAAGATGATCCAAATTTTCAGGAAGGCCCTCAAACTGTTGAAGACAGTTCTTCAGATAgggatgaatatatgtatacatccgaTATTGAAGCTAAAGTCATCCAAGAAAAAATTGAATCTCTCATTTCAGAAGTAGctgaagaaatgagaaaaggTCAATGctcatttgatgaaacaataaagGAATATCATACAGAAACTCTTAAGGCATTAGAAGCTGTTGAGGGTGATAATCATTCCTCGGGAGATATGCCTGATGAGAGTTTGGAACAGTACTATTCTTTAGATGAAACTCACAGTGTTGACAGTAATGAGACACTTGAATTTGCTGAAGAAAGTGCTGaaatgaaagatacagaaatggTTGTGACAGCAGACATGACAGCATCTGATGATATGCTGAAAAAGGTTGTGGATGACTCTAAAAAGAGCTTTGAAGAAGAAAGTTTGAAAAAAGGTGTCCCTAAGATGGATATTGGTAGCTTGTCTGAGTTGGAAGTAATTCCTTCTAAAGTTGAAATGTCTATTTTGGAAGATAAAGTGGTTTCAATGGAAGGAAATCCAACAGAGACACAAGAGGCCCACAGAAAAAGTATGGAAACATGTCCAGCTGACAAAGCTCATATACAAGATGTAAGTGTGAAAGACCAAAGCAAGGAGGCATCAGAAACAAGCAAGGAAGTTCAATCATCAGTTGAATGTTTGAGGGAAATGAAAACCAAACCAAAGGAGAGTGATACCCATTTGGAAGAAGACTCACAAAATACTACTGGTATATCTTCTGGTACTTATCTTGGGAAAAGATTAAGCCTTGTAGAGTTTATGGCAGAAAGTCCACGGGAAATGATGGAAATAGCTAGAAGAGGAAGCATCATTGACACAAAGTCAGTTTTTTCTGAGGTTACACAAGTGAAGCCAATAGAATCATCTCCCATAGTAGTTAAAGAGCAGACAGCAATTTCAGAGCCTGCACCCACATTAATAAAAAAGGATGTAAAATGTACAGAAACTGTACCTCCTCTAGCAAAAGAGGAAATATTCATTGAAAAGACTGCACCTTCTGAGGTTGAAGAAATAAAAGCAGTAGAGATTGCAGAAATTGTGGTTAAAAGTGTACAACCTACAGAATCAGTTTCTCTTTTTGAAGAATTAGAACAACCTGAAACAACTGCATTTCCtctaattaaagaagaaaaagctaTTAAAATGATCCCATGTACTCCACCGGAATCCATTATACATGAAGTAAAACTAAGAGAGACTGAACCTTCtgtaattaaagaagaaaaagctaTTAAAACGATCCCATGTACTCCGCCTGAACCCATTAAACAAGAAGTAAAGCCAGTAGAAACTGCACCTGCAATGATCAAACAAGAGATAAAACAAGATGTTGAGGCTGCACCTTTagttaaaaaagaagaaactccAGCAGAAACTATGCCCACAGTGATAAAAGAAGAGGTAAAACCAGCAGATACTGCACCAACAGTGATAAAAGAAGAAGTAAAACAAGTTGAAACAACTCCTACAATGGTTAAAGAGGAGGTAAAACAAGCGGAGACTGCACCTACAGTTGTTAAAGAGGAGGTAAAACCAGCTGAGACTGTACTTACAGAGGTTAAAGAGGAGATAAACCATTTAAAAGAAACAACTTTCGACTCACAAGATATTGCCAGTGTCCCTTCTGATACTTTTCTGGAAAAAAGACTAAGTCTGGTagaatttatatcagaaaatcCATTAGAAGATATGGAATTAACCAGAAGTGGAAGCATTATCAAAACAACTGAACCAGACAAAACTGATGATAATCCTGGTGATGGTGAAAAATCCCACATGAAAAATGGTATAAATCCCACAAAAACTGAATCTGCTGAAGTCAAAGAAGAGACTTTATGTGCCAGTACTGAACCCGGTGAATTTAAGGAAATAACAAAACTCCCCTCTGTTACAGATAAAGATgaagcaaaattaaaagaaaccgcCAAAGATGATGAgccaaaaatatttgaaagtgcTGTTTCTATCACTGAAGAAAGTATAAAACCAACTCAACCTGTTCCTGCAAACATTGAAGAGGAAATGAAAGCAGCAGAGGTTAAAGAGAaagtaaagccagaagaaattgtATCTATAGATGCAGAGGTAGAGGTAAAACCGACAGAAGCTGTGATTATGGAGAAAGAATTAGACAAGATAACTCCAGATATAAAAGAACTAAAATCTATGAAGATGGCTCCTATAGAGTTTCCAGAAGAAACATTGATTGATATTGCAGATGACGAGCTAAAACATGCAGAGATTGCACCCATGGAAATTTCACTTGCAAAGGTTGAAGAAGTAAAACCAAAGGAAACTGCATTTACAGAGATCAAAGAAGTGACGCCTGCAGGAGTGGTAACCACAGAAGAAATACCAGCAGAAAATGTAGCCACAgtgataaaagaagaaataacagctTCAAAATTTGAAGCAGTGATGATTCCTGTAGAGACAGCACCTGAAGAAAGTTTAAAACCAATAGAGACAGGACCTTTAACTGCAGAAGTGGAAATAAAATCTGCAGAAATTTTAAAGACCTTGGCTAAAGATGATGTTGCAAGTGAAGAAGCTGCACCTACAATAGTTAAAGAGGAAACAGCTCAAGAACCAGCACTTGTAGAGGTCAAAGATGTTGACCTTATTGCATTTCAAGAGAAAGATGAAATAGAACCAGCAGATACCAAACCTCCTGTGATCAAAGAAATGAAACCTGCGGATACTCTACCTATTGAAGTCAAAGAGGAATTAGAGTTTGTAGAGGCTCTGAAAACAACAAAACCTTTAGAAACCCTACCTGTGGAAGCCACTGTGGAAGTAAAACTGTCTAAAACTACTCCCATGGAAGAGCCAGATCAAATGAAACTTTTAGAAGGGGCAACTGTTGAAATGAAGCCTCCAGATTCTAGTATTATTCATGTTGAACCTGCTAGTGTAACATTGAGTGAAGGTGTGAAACTGACCGATGTTGCTGCTATAAAAGAAGATAGCTCTGAAGAGGTTATGTCTAgcaaagcaaaagaagaaaaaagtgggTCTGAAATGATGGCTGATTCAGATGACAAGAGTACACTCTTGGTCACTGCACCTGAAGAACAAAGTAAAGCTGCACATGCAGAAgttattattgaaaagaaaacaattgtgGAAGTTCAAAGCAAAGCAACTACTGAAGATCCTTTGAAGGGTGCAGAAGAAATAGCTCTTGATAAAGAAATATCTCAAAGTGTTACTAAAGAGCAGACAGATGTATTGGATGCACCGTGTGAAGTTGCAGAGAAAGTAAGACCTGATACTGGTGATGAATCATTACCTGTTCAAGAGAATGTTATGCATAGTGAACATGAATCTATCACAACTGAACTTGCTAACAAGATAGATTTAGAAAAATCTGAGTTAGAAGATTTTATCCAAATGGGTCAACCTGAAAAATCACCAAGTTCTAGTTTAGCAGTTGTTAAAGAACCTGATTCTCATAGTTTAAGTGATCAAATTGACTCATCTATTAGCTTTCATAGTAAAGACATTGAGAAGGAAGCTGTAATTATTGAAGTACAGGATGAACATAAATCAAGTAGTATTGACTTAGTTACCGATGCTAATTTAAATGCCTTAGAGGCACTGAGTTTTGAAACTGTAGTTGAAAAGCCAGCTGATAATCTTTCAAAAGCTGATCTAAAAGAATCTGAGGCATCAAAAGATGCCTCTAAGACTGATGAAGTCGCAAAGAGGATAACTGAAGCTACAGTCTGTGAGGTTGTAGAGAAAGTACACCCATCTGACTCCGCAACAACTAAGATTGTAGAGAAAGTAAATCTGAGCAGTGCTGCAACAGCTGAGCTTGTAGAGGAAGGAGGAAAAGCTGACACTACAACCTCTGATGTTGCAGAAGTAATCCAATCAGTTGTGACTGCCGAAAGTAAGTCTGATGGTAGTGAGGAAAAATACGAGGATAAGGACATGAAACAACCATCGAAACATACACCTGAAACAGTGTCTTCTGAGCAAGAATTGGAGTCTACTAAAAATGTGTGTGGAATTTCACTGCAAGATGTTAAACCGTATGAAACTGCAACTTCTGTTGTTGCAAAAGATCTAATAATGCCTGACAATTTAACCGATGATGTCAAACCATCAACCGAAACTGCACCCACAACTGATTGTGTAAAGAAGGATGATGATGCAGTCGATGCGTTTATTGCACCAGTAGCATCCATTCAAAATGAATCAATAGCAAGACAGTCAATGGAAGAAAGTCAGATTGACAAAACAACTATGGTGGAAAAATCAGATGCAGAAAAGCTAGAAGCTGATCTTCCAAGAAGTTCATTACAAGAGTTTGGCCAGGAATATGATGAGAAAGGTGATGAAGTAGAATTAAGCAAAGATACTCACGCAAAAGTAAAGGATATGCAACAACCTGATGTGAATGTAGTTAGTATCAGTAAAGAAGGTGAAGATGTAGTAGACTTATTAGATTCAGGGACTTCGTCTGAAGGGATTAGTAATATAGAAGGTACAGATGTAGCAATTGCAAAAATTGAAGCTAAAACAgttgaagaagaaacaaaactatCAACAGAGATTAAATCAGAAGAAGTTCAGAAAGTTACAGTTGCAGAACCTGCAATAGAATTGGTGCAAGAAGAGACATCTGCTAAAATTGTTCCTGGAGATATTGAAGTGAAAGAATCACACagagaatatgaagaaataacaTGTGGAAAAGAAGAGGAGATTATTAAACCAGCCGAGAGTACACCACCATTGGCTAAAGATAGTGTGAAATCAGTAGAAAGTGTAATTTCAGCTACCACTGTATCAAGTGAGGTTGAACAAGAGAAATCTAAAGAAACTAAGTCGACAtctattaaagaaaaattaacatcTACAGAGACTACAGACACCACAGTTGATGAAGAAACAGTAAAACCTGCAGAGgttaaaaaagaggaaaaaccAGCTGAGACTGCTCTCGCACTTGATAAAGATGAGATCAAAGCAGAGGAAACTTTGGTTGCATTAGTTAAGGAAGAAGTAAAACCAACAGAAATTGCACATTCACTGATTAAAGAAGAGACAAAACCAGTTGAGACTGCACCGCCAGTGGCTAAAGAAGAGGTAGAAACTGAAGGAAAGGAGAGTGATAGCCATTTGGAAGAAGATTCACAAGATATTGCTAGCATACCTCCAAGTACTTATCTTGAGAAGAGACTAAGTCTGGTAGAGTTTATGGCAGAAAGTCCATTGGAAGTAGTGGAAATAACTAGAAGGGGAAGCATCATTCAAACAAAGGAGCCAGTTGTTTCTGAGGTTACACAAATAAAGCAGATAGAGACAAAATCTGCAGAGCAAACAGCAATTGCAGAGCCTGCACCTACGTTAATTAAGGCGGATAAAAGTGCTCCAGAAATGACACCAGAAGTTATTCAAGACGACAACCAAACAACTCAAGAGGTTTCTGAAAAGAAACATGCAGAAGATCTAGAAGAGAAAACTGTGCATGCCATTGAAGATTTTGAAAAAGAATCTGTGGCAGCTCCCGAGGAGAATCCTGTGGGAGCTCCTGAAGAGAAAACTGTGGAGGCTCATGAGGTAAAACCTGTGGAGGCCCCAGAGGAAAAACCTGTGGTGACTATTGAGGAGAAACCTGTGGAGGCTCCTGAGGCAAAACTTGAGGAAGCTCCTGAGGTGAAACCTATGGAGGCTCTCGAGGCAAAACCTGTTGAGGCTCCTGATGCGAAACCAGTGGAGGCTCCTGAAGAGAAACCTGTGGAGGCTCCTGAGGTGAAACCTGTGGAGGCTCTTGAAGAGAAAC TTGTTGAGGGTCCTGAAGAGAAGCCTGTGGAGGCTCCTGAGGCAAAACTTGAGGAAGCTCCTGAGGTGAAACCTGTGGAGGCTCCTGAAGAGAAACCAGTGGAGGCTCCTGAAGAGAAATCTGTAGAGGCTCCAGAGGTGAAACCTGTGGAGGCTCTTGAAGAGAAACCAGTGGAGGCTCCTGAAGAGAAACCTGTGGAGGCTCCTGAGGCAAAACTTGAGGAAGCTCCTGAGGTGAAACCTTCGGAGGCTCCTGAGGCAAAGCCTGTTGAGGCTCCTGAAGAGAAACCAGTGGAGGCTCCTGAAGAGAAACCTGTGGAGGCTCCTGAGGCAAAACTTGAGGAAGCTCCTGAGGTGAAACCTGTGGAGGCTCCTGAGGCAAAACCTGTGGAGGCTCCTGAGGCAAAGCCTGTTGAGGCTCCTGAAGAGAAACCTGTGGAGGCTACTGAGGTGAAACCTGTGGAGGCTCTTGAAGAGAAACTTGTTGAGGGTCCTGAAGAGAAGCCTGTGGAGGCTCCTGAGGCAAAACTTGAGGAAGCTCCTGAG GTGAAACCTGTGGAGGCTCTTGAAGAGAAACCAGTGGAGGCTCCTGAAGAGAAACCTGTGGAGGCTCCTGAGGTGAAACCTGTGGAGGCTCTTGAAGAGAAACCTGTGGAGGCTCCTGAAGTGAAACCTGTGGAGGCTCCTGAGGAGAAACTTGTGGAGGCTCCTGAAGTGAAA